Genomic DNA from Actinomycetes bacterium:
CCGGGCCGCCCGGGACCGAGGGCGGTTCACCCGCAACTTTGTCGTCCAGGCCAGCGCCGCCGACTGGGCGCTGGTGTGGCTGGCGGCTGTGCGCCGCCGGCTCGCTGACCCTGCGGCCACCGACCTCACCCCGGCCGACCCGACCGGGCGCCCGCAGCTGGTCTTCTTCCAGCACGACGAGGTGGTGGTGCACTGCCAGGCCAAAGGTCCTCTGGAGTGGGGGCCCTTGGGCCCCTGACGCTGCGACCCGCCCGGAGGAGTCTGGGCAAGGCCCAATGGCAAGAAGGGGTGATCGGCATGGCAACCGTGCAGACCCTGGCCGGACGATCGCAGGTCGGCCGCGCATACGGCGGCTTTTGGCGCAGGGGGATCGCAGCCGCCATCGACTGGATACTGATCGGCGTCGTGGTGTCCTTCACGATCGGCTACCACGGACAATTGGCGACCCCCCACTCGACCGTCAAGGTCGTCGTGTACTACGCGCTGGCGCTGGCGGTGGTGTGGCTGTACTTCGCGGCGATGGAGGCCTCCGCCTGGCAGGCGACCCTCGGCAAGCTGGTCGTAGGGGTCAGGGTCACGACCGTCGACGGGCAGCGGATCGGCTATGGGCGGGCGACCGCGCGGCTGCTGGCCAAGTTCGGCCTGTCGCTGCCGCCGCTAGGGCTTGGGTTCGTGCTGGCCGGCGTCGATGCCCGCAAGCAGGCCCTGCACGACAAGGTGGCGGGCACCGTGGTGGTACGCGCGTGAGGATCCTGCCGTCAAGGACTCCATGACCTCGCGGGCGAGGTGGCCGTCCTGCAAGCGAGTTGAGCGCGCGGAGGTGCGCCCGCTGCCGACCCGGTGGCCTCCCGCCCAAACGCGACCGATCGTCACCATGGGGGTAGTCATTGGCGGTCCAGGACGAGCCGCTCCGCCCGGCGACGCAAACCACCTCCCGATGTCTGCGTCCCTGAACCAGTCAGTGTCTCGCTCCTTGAAGAGCATGACCGGCTAATCCGCACCAGACGGCCGTGACGATCAGCCCGTGCCCCTGCTGGGGGACGGGTCCTCCGCTTCGAGTCGGCGCGCTCCAGCCGCGACCGCGCCTCGTCGAGGGCGGCCCGCCGCCAGAGCTGGTGCCGCGCCATCCGGAGGCGCCGCCGCCGGTCGGCCATGCGAGCGCCGACGATCACCCCTACCGCAGCGGCGGCGACCGCAGTGGCCCTCCAGCCTTCCTCGCCTGTCATCGTCCTCGACCTCCAGCCCTTCCGGAGCCTCGAGGACAGCATGACTCTGGGCATCTGGCTTCCCCAGGGCCGAACGGCCCACAGGCGCCGGGCGCGACGGCCCGGTCTCGGCCGGGGCCCGGCGCCGACCGGACCATTGGCCTGCCGGTGTGGGTTCGCGTCCACCATTGTGGTGATGGAGGTGATCGGCATGTCGGCGACCACCGCACTGCTTACCCTCGGAGCGATCTGGTTTGGTGTCGGCCTGCTGTTCGCGCTGGTCATGGGCCGCCATGGGCACGACCCGTTTGCCTGGTGGCTGCTTGGCACCGCCCTCGGCCCGCTGGCGCTGCCGCTGGGTCTGTCGGCCGAGCGGCGCGCCGTGAGCCGGCTGGCGCAGCTGCTGCGGGCGGGCGCGCCGGGTCGGAGTCCGATCGACGTCGTGGTGGATGTGGAGGGCTCTCCGGAGGCAGCCGCCGCGCTCGCCCACCGTGCTGGACCTGCTCGGCCCGCGCCTCGGGCGGCTCGCCCTGGCCGCCGTGACGACCTCGAGGCCGGCCGACTGGGAGCTCGAGCCGGGGCCTTCCGCGCCCGACGTCGGCCGGGCGCTGGCGGTCGGCGCCGGTGGGCGGCCGGTCGTGTTCGTCCCCGCCCACGCACGGGTGGCCCGGCGCCTGCGCAGCATCCTCGTTCTGCACGAGGGCAGCCCGTCCGCCACGGCCGGGGTCGACGCCGCCTCCGAGGTGGCCGTCGCCACTGGTGCGGAGGTCGTCGTGCTGCATGTCCCCGCCCCCGAGCCGTCCGACGAGCACGGGAGCCTCCCCGCTCCGCGGGTGGTCGACCACGGCCCTCAGGAGTGAGAGGAGTGGCGCCGGCAGTTCCTGGCCCGGTTCTGCCGCGGCGCGCCCAAGGTCTCTGTTGCGGCTCGAGGTGACGACCGGTCCACCCTTGGAGTCGATCCTCGCCGCCACGCGCCGGTTGCGGCCCGATCTGCTCGTGGCGACCTGGAAGGGGGATCCGCGCCAGGGCCGCGCCGAGCGCCTCAAGGCGGTGGCCCAGGGGGCTCCCTGCCCGGTGCTCATCCTGCGCGAGCCCGAGCCGTCGGCACGGCAGAGGCAGCCGGGCGCGCGGGTGGCGCCTGCTCGCCGGCCGGCCGATCCCTGACAGGGCGTTCCGGTCCGCCGGGGCGCCTCTTCCCGCCGGTGGAAGGGTCGGCGGGTTGCTGCACTGCCAGCGCCGCGACGCCTCTGGTCAGCTCCATGCCGATGCCCCTCAGCCTCATGCCGATGCCCCCGGTCGACCAGGTCGACCGGGGGCATCGGTGCCGTTGGTGCGGGCAGCGCACCGCCGGCAGCCGCTGGGGAGCTGATCGCAAGCGGCTGCCGGCGGTGGTCACGGGTTGGTCGCGGTCACAACAGCCAGCGGTTGCGCCGGACGAGCGGCAACTTCGCCCAGAGCCTGCCCAGGCCCCACGTGTTGCCGGCGTAGGTCACCGCCACCACGATCAGCGCCAGCGCGTAGACGAGGTGGTAGTCCACGATCGGGTTGGTTGACATGCTCAGCTCACCCGCGGAGGTGTGCTTGGCCAGCGGCCACTCCGCGGCCCACATCAGCAGCATCAGCACCGTGCCGCTTGCGGCCGCGGCGCGCAGCGCCACCCCGAGTGTCAGCGCGACGCCGACGCCGAGCAGGCCGAGCATGAACAGCCAGTTCGCCCAGGTGGCCCCCGCCCAGCTGTGGAATGTCGACTCGAACGGGCCCACCGCGACACTGCTGAGGAAACCCCTGGTGGGGGAGCCGCCGTGGATCCAGGCCTTGGCGGACGGGGTTGCGTAGCCGAGCCCGAACGTCTTGTCCAGGAAGGCCCACAGGAACACGAACCCGACCGCCAGGCGCGCGACCGCGAGGACCTTCGCGGCAAAGGTGGTGATGACCGCCCGGTGGGTCGGCGCGGTCTGGGCGGCGCGCTGGGCTGGGAGCTGCAACGAGCCGTCCAATCGCACCGGCTCCTGCTGGATCGTCATGGTTTACTCCTTTCGGTTGCCTCTTCTGCAGTCTGCTCGGCCCGCCCGACCAGGACATGGGCCGAACGTCCCGTCCCTGACAGGCCAATGGTCGGCCAGGCTCATGTGAAAATGTGAAACCTCAGTCATTGACGAAGAGGGAGGGTCGGGTCGTTGGTCGGCAGAGCTCCCAGCGCCCAGGCGATGCTGCCGGCCCACGCCTCGATCTCCGTCTAGTCGCGGAAGTCGCTCAACCTTTGGAATTTCATGGCCTGTGGCCGGGACTCATACGGTTCTCATCCCGCGAGCGCGAGGACGGCGCCCCGTCCAGCGGGCGACCATGCGACCACGGCGTTCAGTCCCGGAGGCGACCATGCGACCACGGCGTTCCCGAGCAACCGGATCCGTCCCAGGAGGACCGGTGCCGGTTGCCCGGGCTCGGTCGGACCCCGACCTCGTGACGCGGCGAGGGCTACGTGATCCGGTAGGGCCGCATCATCTCGTTGTCCTCGTGCTCGACGATGTGGCAGTGCCACACGAACAGGCCCGCTCGGTCGTAGTGCGCCTTGACCCGGGTGATCTGACCGGGGTAGGCGACCACGGTGTCCTTCAGGCCCATCTCCCACCACTCCGGGCCGAACGGAGTGCCCCCGAACGGCTGGCGGTTGACGACCTCGAACTGGATCTCGTGGATGTGGATGGGGTGGGCGTCCTCGGTGAAGTTGTGCATCGCCCACTCCTCGACCGCGCCCACCCGCACGTTCTCGGTGATGGGATCGGCCCACCCCAGCGGATTTGGCGTGCCGTTCATGGTGCCAAGCAGCGCGGCGACCGGCCCGTCGAACCCAGGGAAGATGGAGGCCGCCTCGTTGAGCGACACCTGGCGGGTGTTGGTAGTCGCCCCCGGCTTGGCCGGTGCCGGCAGGCTCAACTGCCCCGGTGGCGTGCTGGTGTCTTCTCCACTCAACGGCAGCGTGACCCGGAACTCCAGCACCTGCCCGGTGGTGGCGGGGTTCGCGGGGTCGAAGTCGACCCCGGGGGTGCCGCCACCGAACGGCTCGTCGGGCCCGAGGTTGCGCAGCCGGACCGTCCGGCCCGCAAGGCCGGCGAAATCGACGATCACGTCGGCGCGTTCGGCCGGCCCCATCAGCAGCTCGCCCAGCTGCACCGGTGCGGGCAGGAACCCGCCCTCGGCGCCGAGCTGCCAGAAGCGCAGGTCAGTGCTGTCGAACCGTAGGATGAGGAAGCGCCCGTTGCAGCCGTTCAGCAGCCGCAACCGGTAGCGCCGCGGCTCGACCTCCAGGAACGGCCAGGTCTTGCCGTTGACCAGCATCGTGTTGCCGAACACCTCGGGGTTCCAGATCGGCGGGACATCGCTGCCGGGGATGTACGGTCCTTGGAAGCCGTCGAAGAACTCACGGCTGTCGGGGTAGAACAGCGAGCCGTCGGCGTCAAACGAGCGGTCCTGGATGGCCAGCGGGATCTCGAAGTACCGCCTGCCTGCGGGATCGCCGCGGGCCGGCGCCGGCCCCGGCAGCACCCCAGCCGGCAGGTCGAAGGCGCCGTCGCGGAGCAGGTAGAAGCCCGCCGGCCCGGCATACACGTTGGCCCGGGTCATGCCCAGGGTGTGGTCGTGGAACCACAGCGTGGAGGCCGCCTGCTGGTTCTCGTACTCAAACACCGCCGTCCCCGGCGCCCACACCGCACCGGTCGCCGCCTGGGACTTGGCCTTGAACTCCTCATAGAGCGAGCCGACGGTGGCGTAGCCGGCGGGGATGTTGGCGGCCGCGGGCAGGTACCAGGCCTCGGGGTAGCCGTCGTGCTCCTCGCTGTTGCGCCCGCCGTGCAGGTGGGTGACGATCGGGACCGAACCGGTGTAGCGGCCAGGGGTGGTGGTGAAGGTCGGGCGCGAGTCCCGGCCGGCCACCCCACCCGGCGGGTTGGCCCAGTGCAGCGTGGGATCGATGGGCAGGATGTGGGGCAGGTAGTTGCCGGCCGCGAGGGCGAGGGCGCCATGCTGGTACGCACCCGCGATGGCCGAGTGGAGACCGTGGAGCTGCGCATCTACGAGCCGCCGCGGTTCTTCGAGGCGTTCCTGCGCGGGCGGGCCTACACCGAGCCGCCGGACACCACCGCCCGGATCTGCGGCATCTGCCCGGTCGCCTATCAGATGAGCGCGTGCACCGCGATCGAGAACGCCTGCGGCGCGACCGTGGACGGGCCCCTGGCCGACCTGCGCCGGCTGATCTACTGCGGCGAGTGGATCGAGAGCCACGCGCTGCACGTGTACCTGCTGCACGCCCCCGACTTCCTCGGCTACGACGGGGCGGTGGAGATGGCCGCCGACCACCGCGATGTGGTGCAGCGCGGCCTGGCCATGAAAAAGGCAGGCAACGAGATCATCGCGCTGCTCGGCGGGCGGCCGATCCACCCGGTCAACGTGCGCGTCGGCGGCTTCTACCGGGTGCCGGCCAAGCGGGAGCTGCTCCCGCTCGCCGAGCAGCTGCGCCGCAGCCGGGACCTGGCGCTCGAGACAGTGCGCTGGGTGGCTGGCTTCGACTTCCCCGGCTTCGAAGGCGACTACGAGCTGGTGGCAGTCCGGTCCCCTGATGGGGAGTATCCGATCTTCGGCGACGGGGTGGCCTCCAGCGGCGGGCTCGACATCGACGTGCACGACCTCGGTGAGCAGCTCGTCGAGCACCACGTGCCGCACTCCACCGCGCTGCACGCCTCCCTCGGCGGGCTCGAGCGGCCCTACATGTGCGGCCTGCTGGCGCGCTACGGGCTCGCGGCCGCGGCGCTGTCCCCGCTGGCCCGCGAGGTGGCCGCCGAAGCCGGCCTCGGGGGTGTCTGCCGCAACCCGTTCCAGAGCATCGTGGTGCGCGCGGTCGAGATGCTGTACGCCTTCGACGAGGCGTTGCGCCTGATCGACCGGTACGAGCAGCCGGACGCGCCCGCCGTCCCGGTCGAGCCGCGCGCGGCCACCGGGCACGGGGTCACCGAGGCACCCAGGGGAATGCTCTACCACCGCTACGAGCTCGACGGCGACGGGGTCATCCGCAGCGCCCGGATCGTCCCGCCGACCTCCCAGAACCAGCGGCAGATCGAGGACGACCTGCGCCGCTTCGTGGAGCCACGCCTGCACCTGCCCACCGACGAGCTGACCCGCCGCTGCGAGCAGGCGATCCGCAACTACGACCCGTGCATCTCGTGCGCCACCCACTTCCTCGACCTCGAGGTGGCGGAGGCGTGAGCGCGGCCCGGCCGGGCCGGGTGGTGGTGATCGGCCTCGGCAACCGGGTCCGCGGCGACGACGCGGCCGGCCTGGAGGTGGCTGGGCGGCTGCGGCGGGCGGCACCCGCCGGGGTCGAGGTGGTGGAGCACGAGGGCGACGCCGCCGCCCTGCTCGACCACTGGCAGGGGGCGGCGCTCGCGGTGGTGGTGGACGCGGTGCGCGCTGGCGGCGAGCCAGGCTCGCTGCACCGGCTGGAGGTCGTCCCCGGCGGCCAGGCGGGGAGCGGCATCGCCGACCGTGCCTGGCAGGTCAGCTCGCATGCCCTCGGCCTGGCGGAGGCGGTCGGCCTGGCCGGCGCGCTCGGTCGCCTGCCAGGCCGCCTGGTCCTGGTCGGCATCGAGGGGGGGGTCGTTCGCCGCCGGCGACGCCCTGTCCCCGCCGGTCGCCGCGACCGTCGAGCGTGCCGCCGGGGAGGTCCTGGCCCTGGTCACCGGCGGGGACGCGACAGCCGGCTGAGCATCCGGGCGAGGGTCGCGATTCCGCGGCGCGCCACGGATCGGCCCGCCCCCACGGCCGGGTGGTCGGCATCGACCACTCCCAGGTGATGTGGCGCCAGGCCCGCCGCCGCAACCGCGGTGCGGTGGCGTCGGGCCGGGTGCAGCTGCTGCGCGGCAGCCTGGCCGACCTGGCCGGCCGGCCGGCAACCTTCCACAAGGCGCTGGCCGTCAACGTGTTCGGGTTCTGGCCAGACCCGGTCGCGGTGCTGCGCCAGCTGGCCGAGGTGCTGCTGCCCGGGGCCAGGACCGCGCTGACCATGCAGCCGCGCGGGCGTGGCGTCACCAACCAGGACACCCGCCAGGCCGGCGAACGCATGGCGGCGGCGCTCCACGACGCGGGCTTCACCGACATCCAGGTGCGCACCCTGCCGCTGAAGCCCGTCGACGCGGCCTGCGCCCTGGGCGTGTGGCCCAGCGCGCGGCCAGAGCACGCGCGGGCCTGACACCCCCGGCAACCCCCATCCAGGGCAACCCTCTTCGGGCTTGCGATGGGCATGGCGGTCCTCTTTCGCAGCGGTTCCGGGTGGTCCTTGGCACGCTCACGTCCTGGTCGGGGTCTGGTAGGCGCGGTCGAGCACCTGGACCGGGTGGTAGACGGGCACGCCGGTGGCCTTGGCGATGTGCCAGCGGCAGGTCTCCGAGTCGCACACGATGAAGTCGGGCCGGGTGGCCTTGGCCTGCTCCCACAGGCCGTTCCCCACAGCCATCGCGATGTCGTACTTCTCGGCCTTGGTGCCGTAGGTGCCGGCCATGCCGCAGCAGCCGACCACCGACAGCTCGACCTCGAGCTCGGGTACGAGCGCGAGCAGGTCGAGCGCGGGCATCCCCGCCCCGTGGGCCATGAGCTGGCACTGCGGGTGGTAGATGGCCTTGGCGCGCAGCGGCCGGAACGAGGTGTCGAGCGCGCCCTCGTCGGCGAGGCCGGCCAGGTACTCGCAGATGTCGTAGACGGCCCGGGAGACCGCGGCCGTGCGCTCGTCCTCCATGCCGAGCAGCTCGCGGTACTTGGCCTTGAGTGTCATGCCGCAGGAGGTCGAGTTGGCCACGATCACCCCGGGGTCCCCGGCCGCGTCCGAGAGGTTGGCCGTCAGCTTGGTGGCGAAGCGGCGGGCCGCGTCGAAGTCGCCGTTGGAGACCAGCGGCAGGCCGCAGCAGTTCTGCACCGGGAACGTGACGCGCACGCCGTTGCGCTCGAGCACGCGCACGAGCGCCGTGCCGACCTCGGGCTCGTACTCCTGTGTCGCGCAGCCGTGGAAGTAGGCGACCGTGCGCGTGGCGTCGGGCGGCGGCCGGTGCCTGCGGGCCCAGGAGCGGAAGCTCCGGCTGGAGAACTTCGGCATGGCCGCCTTGCGGTGCACGCCCATGGTCTTCTCGAGGAGCCAACGCATCCCCGGGTTGGCCAGCGCGACGTTGGCCAGCGGGGCCACCGGGCGGGCCAGCCGGCCCATCAGGGTCGGGCGGCTGACCAGCTTGTCCCGCAGGCGCAGGCCGCCCTTGGCGCGGACGAGCTGCTCGCGGGCCACCGCGTTGATCTCGGCCACCATCACGCCCTCGGGGCACGCCTGGGTGCACAGCCCGCAGGCCGAGCAGTAGTCCAGCGAATGGTCCGGCGAGCTGCCGTTGTCCAGTCCGGCCCGGAAGCGCTGGCCCTGCGGGCCCTCGTACTTGGGGCCCGGGAACAGGTCGGTGACCGCGGCCACCGGGCAGACCGTGTTGCAGATGTTGCACTTGACGCAGGAGTCGGCGGTGTGTTCGACGCGGAGCATGAGCGGCCTTTCAGACGGGGGCGGCGGCGAGCAGCTCGGCGACGCGGGTGGCGGTGACGAGGGCGATGCCCTCCCGCGACCCCTCGGCGGTCGGGTCATGGTCGGCCAGCAGGCTGCCGACGCAGCGCAGGCCATCGAGCGCGGGCTTGCCGGTCGTGTCGAGCGGGCGGAGCTCGGCGTCGACCACGACCCCGGCG
This window encodes:
- a CDS encoding DoxX family membrane protein; this encodes MTIQQEPVRLDGSLQLPAQRAAQTAPTHRAVITTFAAKVLAVARLAVGFVFLWAFLDKTFGLGYATPSAKAWIHGGSPTRGFLSSVAVGPFESTFHSWAGATWANWLFMLGLLGVGVALTLGVALRAAAASGTVLMLLMWAAEWPLAKHTSAGELSMSTNPIVDYHLVYALALIVVAVTYAGNTWGLGRLWAKLPLVRRNRWLL
- a CDS encoding RDD family protein is translated as MATVQTLAGRSQVGRAYGGFWRRGIAAAIDWILIGVVVSFTIGYHGQLATPHSTVKVVVYYALALAVVWLYFAAMEASAWQATLGKLVVGVRVTTVDGQRIGYGRATARLLAKFGLSLPPLGLGFVLAGVDARKQALHDKVAGTVVVRA
- a CDS encoding anaerobic glycerol-3-phosphate dehydrogenase subunit C — encoded protein: MLRVEHTADSCVKCNICNTVCPVAAVTDLFPGPKYEGPQGQRFRAGLDNGSSPDHSLDYCSACGLCTQACPEGVMVAEINAVAREQLVRAKGGLRLRDKLVSRPTLMGRLARPVAPLANVALANPGMRWLLEKTMGVHRKAAMPKFSSRSFRSWARRHRPPPDATRTVAYFHGCATQEYEPEVGTALVRVLERNGVRVTFPVQNCCGLPLVSNGDFDAARRFATKLTANLSDAAGDPGVIVANSTSCGMTLKAKYRELLGMEDERTAAVSRAVYDICEYLAGLADEGALDTSFRPLRAKAIYHPQCQLMAHGAGMPALDLLALVPELEVELSVVGCCGMAGTYGTKAEKYDIAMAVGNGLWEQAKATRPDFIVCDSETCRWHIAKATGVPVYHPVQVLDRAYQTPTRT
- a CDS encoding hydrogenase maturation protease, whose amino-acid sequence is MSAARPGRVVVIGLGNRVRGDDAAGLEVAGRLRRAAPAGVEVVEHEGDAAALLDHWQGAALAVVVDAVRAGGEPGSLHRLEVVPGGQAGSGIADRAWQVSSHALGLAEAVGLAGALGRLPGRLVLVGIEGGVVRRRRRPVPAGRRDRRACRRGGPGPGHRRGRDSRLSIRARVAIPRRATDRPAPTAGWSASTTPR
- a CDS encoding multicopper oxidase domain-containing protein, giving the protein MAGRDSRPTFTTTPGRYTGSVPIVTHLHGGRNSEEHDGYPEAWYLPAAANIPAGYATVGSLYEEFKAKSQAATGAVWAPGTAVFEYENQQAASTLWFHDHTLGMTRANVYAGPAGFYLLRDGAFDLPAGVLPGPAPARGDPAGRRYFEIPLAIQDRSFDADGSLFYPDSREFFDGFQGPYIPGSDVPPIWNPEVFGNTMLVNGKTWPFLEVEPRRYRLRLLNGCNGRFLILRFDSTDLRFWQLGAEGGFLPAPVQLGELLMGPAERADVIVDFAGLAGRTVRLRNLGPDEPFGGGTPGVDFDPANPATTGQVLEFRVTLPLSGEDTSTPPGQLSLPAPAKPGATTNTRQVSLNEAASIFPGFDGPVAALLGTMNGTPNPLGWADPITENVRVGAVEEWAMHNFTEDAHPIHIHEIQFEVVNRQPFGGTPFGPEWWEMGLKDTVVAYPGQITRVKAHYDRAGLFVWHCHIVEHEDNEMMRPYRIT
- a CDS encoding nickel-dependent hydrogenase large subunit, with the protein product MLVRTRDGRVETVELRIYEPPRFFEAFLRGRAYTEPPDTTARICGICPVAYQMSACTAIENACGATVDGPLADLRRLIYCGEWIESHALHVYLLHAPDFLGYDGAVEMAADHRDVVQRGLAMKKAGNEIIALLGGRPIHPVNVRVGGFYRVPAKRELLPLAEQLRRSRDLALETVRWVAGFDFPGFEGDYELVAVRSPDGEYPIFGDGVASSGGLDIDVHDLGEQLVEHHVPHSTALHASLGGLERPYMCGLLARYGLAAAALSPLAREVAAEAGLGGVCRNPFQSIVVRAVEMLYAFDEALRLIDRYEQPDAPAVPVEPRAATGHGVTEAPRGMLYHRYELDGDGVIRSARIVPPTSQNQRQIEDDLRRFVEPRLHLPTDELTRRCEQAIRNYDPCISCATHFLDLEVAEA
- a CDS encoding class I SAM-dependent methyltransferase — encoded protein: MVGIDHSQVMWRQARRRNRGAVASGRVQLLRGSLADLAGRPATFHKALAVNVFGFWPDPVAVLRQLAEVLLPGARTALTMQPRGRGVTNQDTRQAGERMAAALHDAGFTDIQVRTLPLKPVDAACALGVWPSARPEHARA